In Bradyrhizobium sp. CCBAU 051011, the following are encoded in one genomic region:
- the pimD gene encoding pimeloyl-CoA dehydrogenase small subunit, with protein MDFDLSEEQRLLKESIDGLLTDSYDFDARKKYQKEKGGWSKAVWGKLAEQGLLGLPFAEADGGFGAGAVETMIVMEALGKALVLEPYLATVVIGGGFLRHGGSAEQKAAHIPGIIDGSKTFAFAQLEKNSRYDLGDVATTAKKKGAGWVIDGEKFVVLNGENADTLIVTARTKGGQRDRSGIGVFLVPANAKGVTRKGYPTQDGLHAADITFTGVEVGAEAAIGDPENGLALIERVVDEARTAMCAEAVGAMDESLKSTVEYLKTRKQFGVPIGTFQTLQHRAADMFVALEQARSMSMFATMAADFDSAKERATAVAAAKVQIGKSGKFIGQQSIQLHGGIGMTQEAKIGHYFKRLTMIENTFGDTDYHLRRVTDAGGLV; from the coding sequence ATGGATTTTGATTTGTCCGAGGAGCAGCGCCTTCTCAAGGAAAGCATCGACGGTCTGTTGACCGACTCCTATGATTTCGATGCGCGCAAGAAGTACCAGAAAGAGAAGGGCGGCTGGAGCAAGGCCGTCTGGGGCAAGCTCGCCGAGCAGGGCTTGCTGGGCCTGCCGTTCGCGGAAGCCGATGGCGGCTTTGGCGCCGGCGCGGTCGAGACCATGATCGTGATGGAGGCGCTCGGCAAGGCGCTGGTGCTGGAGCCGTATCTGGCAACCGTCGTGATCGGCGGCGGCTTCCTGCGCCATGGCGGCTCGGCCGAGCAGAAGGCCGCGCACATCCCCGGCATCATCGACGGCAGCAAGACATTTGCGTTCGCTCAGCTCGAAAAGAATTCGCGCTACGATCTCGGCGATGTCGCAACCACTGCCAAGAAAAAGGGCGCAGGCTGGGTCATCGACGGCGAAAAATTCGTCGTGCTCAACGGCGAGAACGCCGACACCCTCATTGTCACGGCGCGCACCAAGGGCGGCCAGCGCGACAGGAGCGGCATCGGCGTGTTCCTCGTGCCGGCCAATGCCAAGGGCGTCACCCGCAAGGGCTATCCGACCCAGGACGGGCTGCATGCGGCCGACATCACCTTCACCGGCGTCGAGGTCGGCGCGGAAGCTGCGATCGGCGATCCCGAGAACGGCCTCGCCCTGATCGAGCGCGTGGTCGATGAAGCCCGCACCGCGATGTGCGCGGAAGCTGTCGGCGCGATGGATGAATCGCTGAAGTCGACCGTCGAATATCTCAAGACACGCAAGCAGTTTGGCGTGCCAATCGGCACCTTCCAGACGCTGCAGCACCGCGCCGCCGACATGTTCGTGGCGCTGGAGCAGGCCCGCAGCATGTCGATGTTCGCGACCATGGCGGCCGATTTCGACAGCGCCAAGGAGCGCGCGACCGCGGTCGCCGCCGCCAAGGTGCAGATCGGCAAGTCAGGCAAGTTCATCGGTCAGCAGTCGATCCAGCTCCACGGCGGCATCGGCATGACCCAGGAAGCCAAGATCGGCCACTACTTCAAGCGGCTGACCATGATCGAGAATACGTTTGGCGATACCGACTACCACCTCCGCCGCGTCACCGACGCGGGCGGGCTGGTGTAA
- a CDS encoding SDR family NAD(P)-dependent oxidoreductase → MKNTPFDLTGKVAVITGSSRGIGRSSAELLAKLGAKVVISSRKADACHEVAEGIKKAGGDAYVIPCNISRREEVEALISGTTKHYGKVDILVCNAAVNPYYGPLLDIKDEAFDKIMGSNVKSNIWLCALAIPQMAERGNGSVVIISSIGGMRGSTVIGAYGISKAADFALCRSLAGEWGPKGVRVNCVAPGLVKTDFARALWEDPDNLKRRTASTPLRRIGEPDEIAGAVAYLASDASTFMTGQTIVVDGGVTTAAT, encoded by the coding sequence ATGAAAAACACCCCGTTCGATCTCACCGGCAAAGTCGCTGTTATCACCGGCTCCAGCCGCGGCATCGGCCGTTCCTCGGCCGAACTGCTGGCCAAGCTCGGCGCCAAGGTCGTGATCTCCAGCCGCAAGGCGGATGCCTGCCACGAAGTCGCCGAGGGTATCAAGAAGGCCGGCGGCGACGCCTATGTCATTCCCTGCAATATCTCCCGCCGCGAGGAAGTCGAGGCGCTGATCTCGGGCACGACAAAACATTACGGCAAGGTCGACATCCTCGTCTGCAACGCCGCGGTGAATCCGTATTACGGCCCGCTGCTCGACATCAAGGACGAGGCCTTCGACAAGATCATGGGCAGTAACGTCAAGAGCAACATCTGGCTCTGCGCGCTGGCGATCCCGCAGATGGCGGAGCGCGGCAATGGTTCGGTGGTGATCATCTCTTCCATCGGAGGCATGCGCGGTTCCACCGTGATCGGCGCTTATGGCATCTCGAAAGCGGCGGATTTCGCGCTGTGCCGCAGCCTCGCCGGCGAATGGGGTCCGAAGGGCGTCCGCGTCAATTGCGTGGCGCCGGGCCTCGTCAAGACCGATTTCGCTCGCGCGCTATGGGAAGACCCCGATAACCTCAAGCGCCGCACAGCCAGCACGCCGCTCCGCCGCATCGGCGAGCCTGACGAAATCGCAGGTGCGGTGGCTTATCTCGCGTCCGACGCGTCGACGTTTATGACGGGACAGACCATCGTCGTCGACGGCGGCGTGACTACGGCGGCGACGTGA